The genomic window ATCTTGCCAGGTGTGGCCTTAAACTTCATCCACATACCAATGGTAATCACCGCGCTGATGACTTGTTCCATCCACGAACTACCGGAACTGGCATAGACATCATCTTCGACAAATAATACAGAAACATCGGGCAAACCAAACAACAACACATTAATGACCGCCGATGCTAGAACATACACAAAGGTGTCTATCAGGGTTGCACCTGCTCTGCGGGAAAAACTGGCAAACTCCCTGTGCTCCACATCCATTAAAATTTATAACCCCGATGCATGGCTACGATACCACCGGTCATGTTCAGATAATCACAGCGATCAAATCCGGCCTTCACCATCATCGCCTTCAGTTCTTCCTGTGGAGGATGTTTGCGTATAGATTCGGCGAGATAACGATAACTGTCTTCGTCGTCCGCAACCAGCTTGCCCATTTTTGGCAGAATTTTAAATGAATAAAAATCATAGACAGTTTTTAGCCCAGGTAAGACCGGCTGCGAAAATTCCAGTACCAGTAATTTCCCGCCCGGTTTCAACACCCGATACATAGACTCAAGCGCCATTTGCTTATCGGTTACATTACGCAGACCAAAGGCAATCGTAATGCAATCAAAATAATTATCCGGAAATGGCAGGTGCTGTGCGTCGGCCTGAACATAACGAACGTTTCCGATTATTCCCTTATCGGTTAAACGATCGCGGCCAACAGACAACATCGAAGCATTGATGTCGCCCAGAACCACCTCTCCGTCTTTTCCAACACGGGGAGACATTTGCGCCGCAAGATCACCCGTGCCGCCAGCCAGATCAAGTATGCGTTGCCCGGGACGGGCGCGCACAAATTCGATAGCAATCTTCTTCCAGATCCGATGTATGCCAAACGACATGACATCATTCATCACATCGTATTTATCCGCCACCGAATGAAATACCTCGGCAACACGAGCAGCTTTTTCTCTTACTGGTACTTCCTTGAAACCAAAATGCGTGGTCTCGTTGTTATCACTGTGCGCCATGGTTCACTCCTAGTGTAAGGATTTGCGCTTGTGCCCTGCCTGTTCCAGGCGATTAAGATAATCGGCCCACAATTCGTCCTGATGTTTGCCCAGTCGATAAAGCTCTTCCCAGGAAAAGATACCGGTATCATGACCATCACTAAATGTCGGCTTGATTGCGTAATGCCCTATGGGCTCGATTTTTTCGATGTTCACATCTTCTTTGGCGAGTTGTAAAACTTCTTCACCCGGACCGTGCCCGCGCACCTCGGCGGAAGGCGAATAGACTCTTAGAAACTCACAGGTAAATTCAAAATGCGATCCATCATCAAAACGCATTTCGAGTATACGGGATTTTTGATGGAGCTTGATTTCTGTTGGCATTACTTTTTTGTTACTCATGCCTGTCCTCAATCTAAAGTATGAAAATGAATGCCGCAATACCGGACGCTACAAAATATAGCGACTCAGATCTTCGTTGCGGACCAGTGATCCCAAGTGTTCCTCTACATAATCGCGGGTGATATTGATGGTTTCACCGCTACGATCAGACGCATCATACGATACCGTCTCCAGTAACTTTTCCATCACCGTGTGCAGACGTCGCGCCCCTATGTTTTCGGTACGTTCATTAACCTCCCAGGCTATCTCGGCAATACGTGCAATACCGTCGGTGCTAAAAGACAAACTCAATCCTTCTGTTTCCATCAAGGCCTTGTATTGCGTTGTTAGCGAGGCATCGGGTTCGGTGAGTATGCGTACGAAATCTTCAACAGTCAGGGCCTTTAGTTCGACACGTATCGGTAAACGTCCCTGTAATTCCGGGATCAGGTCCGATGGTTTGGCCAGATGAAACGCGCCCGAGGCAATAAACAAAATATGATCGGTTTTCACCATGCCATATTTCGTATTGACGGTACTTCCTTCGACCAGGGGTAGCAAATCCCGTTGCACGCCTTCTCGCGAGACATCGCCGCCGGTTTGTTCCGAGCGTTTGCAAATTTTGTCCATCTCATCGAGAAATACAATGCCGTGGTTTTCTACTGCATGTAGCGCGGTAGCCTTCAACTCATCTTCGTTGACCATTTTTGCCGCTTCATCATCGGTAAGGATTTTCATCGCATCCTTAACTTTGAGTTTCTTGGACTTGGTGCGACCGGAAGCCAGATTTTGAAACACGCTTTGCAACTGGCTGGTCATATCTTCCATGCCCGGTGGCGTCATAATTTCTACGCCAATATTGGGTTCGCGCACATCAACTTCGATTTCTTTTTCGTCGAGCTTGCCCTCACGCAACATCTTACGAAATTTCTGGCGTGTACTGGATGCATCGGTTTCGGCCGGCGTATCATCAAAAACACTGCGTCGCGCCGGTGGCAGCAAGGCATCGAGTATGCGTTCCTCGGCCTGTTCTTCGGCACGGAAACGTACTTTTTGCATTTCCTGTTCACGCGTCATCTTCAGAGCTACATCCATTAGATCACGCACGATGGAATCCACGTCGCGTCCTACGTATCCCACCTCGGTAAACTTTGTCGCTTCGACTTTGATAAAAGGCGCATTGGCCAATCGCGCCAGTCGACGTGCAATCTCGGTTTTACCAACTCCGGTTGGTCCTATCATCAAAATATTTTTCGGCGTAATTTCGTTGCGTAGAGACTCATCCACCTGGGCGCGCCGCCAGCGGTTACGCAGCGCGATAGCAACAGCGCGTTTGGCGCCACTCTGGCCGATGATGTGTTTGTCCAGTTCCTGGACGATTTCTCTTGGTGTCATGTAGGACATAGTCAGTGTACTTTCCGTCTCAAACTACTTGCAGTTCAATTCTTCGATGGTCAGATTGTGATTGGTATAAATACAGATATCCGCCGCGATATTCAGTCCTTTCTCGACGATATCACGCGCGCTGAGTTCGGTGTTTTCCATCAGTGCTCTGGCAGCGGACTGGGCAAACGGCCCGCCGGAACCGATAGCAATCAAACCATTTTCAGGTTCAATGACATCACCATTACCCGTAATTATCAGTGAGGATTCCGTATCTGCAACAGCGAGCAAGGCCTCTAAACGACGTAGCGCACGGTCTGTACGCCAGTCTTTGGCAAGCTCCACCGCCGAGCGCACCAGGTTTCCAGAGTGTTTTTCCAGTTTTCCCTCAAAGCGCTCGAACAGGGTAAAGGCGTCTGCAGTTCCACCAGCAAAACCAGCCAGTACCTTATCGCTATACAGGCGGCGCACCTTGCGCGCATTACCTTTCATCACCGTATTGCCCAGGCTGACCTGCCCATCGCCACCGATAACCACGGTATCACCCCGGCGTACGGACAGAATCGTTGTTCCACGGTACTGTTCCAATGCCCATATCCTCTGCAGTTACAAAGGCCTGAATTTTACACGTTTCCGTAGATCACGACACCTTCGGTCCGATGTTTGACCTGGTTTTTTTAGTCTTGCAGGGAATGGCTGGAAAGAATTCACATCTTGGCGCAGGGTATACACCAAACCGCAGAATGGATATTACTTTTTCTTGCGTGCCCGCGGATGGGCCTGATCATAAACCTTGGCCAAATGCTGAAAATCGAGATGGGTATAGATTTGGGTGGTGCTTAAATTAGCGTGTCCCAGCAGCTCCTGTACTGCACGAATATCGCCGCTGGATTCCAGGAGGTGACTGGCGAAGGAATGACGTAAACGATGTGGGTGTAATTGCTCATCCAGCCCCTGTTTGATCGCCCACTCGCGCAGACGCAACTGGATACTGCGTTGGCTGAGACGCCCACCTCGCTGGGACAAAAAAAGTGCCTGCGTATCATCCACGACCAATTGCGCCCGACTATCCAACCACTGCCTGAGTGCAGTCCGTGCATGGCGACCGATGGGAACGATACGCGTCTTATTGCCCTTGCCGGTAACGCGCACCATCGCATCGTTGAGATCCACATCACCAAGATCAAGACCAGTCAGTTCTGACAGGCGCAGCCCCGAAGAGTAAAACAGTTCCATAATGGCAAGATCTCGCACCGATAAGACGTCATCCCCCTCGATGCGCAGCAAGCGCTCCATTTGATCTATGTCGAGCACCGACGGTAAACGTTTTCCGGACTTGGGCGCCGATACGGGGGCAACCGGATTCGCATCCAGCTGTCCTTCGCGAATCAGATACTGGAAAAAACTGCTAAGGGCTGATAAACGCCGTTGAATACTTCTTCCGGCGAGTTTATTGCGATGACAGTGGGCGCTATATTGGCGCAAGTGGCTGGCGCGCACCGCCGCCCAGTCGTCTACACTTTGCGCCTGACAATAACTCAGAAAATCCACGATATCGCGGCGATAGTTGCTAATGGTGTGCGGGGACGAGGATTTCTCCAGCCGCAGATAGCCCAGAAACTGGTCTATCCAACTGGAAGGCGTTTGTTTCATGGGATTAACGGAAACGCTGTACGACTGCCCCGGCGATTTCACCCAGATACGATAGAAAACTGGTACTGATCCCGGCGCGAAAGCGTTCCGGATCCACGCTACCTATCACCAGAAATCCCAGACAGTTTTCACCGAGCGGAATAACTGCGGCAGATTTGATTTTATCGCCGTCACTACCGAACATAAATTCCAGCTGTTGCAGATTGAAGCGACCGCACACTGGCTTGGCGCGCGCCAAAATGGTTTCAAATAGCGGCAATGCCTCGTGTGTTTCGATGACGAATTCCGGCGTCGAATTCACCGGGTGTCCATTAAAACTTCCGATCAATCGAATGGAGACTGCGTCTGCCGTAAAATCATGGAGCAAACGTTCTTTCATCACACGCATACACTTGCTGAGTGACTGCGACTTAACAATTTCGGCACTCAATTGATTCATGCGTGAAGCCAGTTGGTCGTTTTCCTTGGCAATATCGACCAGCTCCCGAATACGACCGCGCAAATTGCGATTTTCCTGACGCAACACGCCAACCTGTCGCTCGATGAGAGAAATGGTACCTTTGGCGCCATGGGGTACTTCCAGCTGCTTGAGTACATCCGGGTGCTTTTCAAAAAAGTCCGGGTGCTTGATCAGATACTCGGCGACGTCCGCCACTTTAATTTCTCTGACCTGATTTCCCTGCTGCTCTTGTACCGTCATGTAACTGACTCTCCTCAGATAAATATGCGCCAATTATAGCGAAATCGTGCCATTAAACACCCTTTGGGCCGGCCCTGTCATCATTACCGGATGCCCCGGTCCCTGCCACTGGATATTCAACTGGCCACCCGGTAAATCGACGACCACTGTCTCGTCCAACAACCCCCAACGCCGCCCCACTGCAACCGCCGCACACGCGCCGGTGCCACAGGCCAGTGTCTCTCCAGCGCCACGTTCGTAGACACGCAAACGAATATGCCCACGATCCACGACCTGCATAAAACCCGCGTTGACGCGGCGCGGAAACAAGAAATGGGATTCAATTCGCGGACCAAGTTCTTCAACTGGCGCGGTATCGACATCTTCCACACGATATACCGCGTGTGGATTACCCATCGATACGGCGCCAATATCGATTTCGGTATCATCCAGCCCAAGCGTGTAGAAATCGGCCTCTTTTTCTGCCGTAAAGGGAAGCTGCTCAGGCTGAAACCGCGGTACACCCATATCTACAGTGACCAAATCACCCTCGCCCGCGATTAACACGATGTCGCCGGTATTCGTCTCCACTGGGATGCGCGTCTTCT from Gammaproteobacteria bacterium includes these protein-coding regions:
- a CDS encoding DUF484 family protein, producing MTVQEQQGNQVREIKVADVAEYLIKHPDFFEKHPDVLKQLEVPHGAKGTISLIERQVGVLRQENRNLRGRIRELVDIAKENDQLASRMNQLSAEIVKSQSLSKCMRVMKERLLHDFTADAVSIRLIGSFNGHPVNSTPEFVIETHEALPLFETILARAKPVCGRFNLQQLEFMFGSDGDKIKSAAVIPLGENCLGFLVIGSVDPERFRAGISTSFLSYLGEIAGAVVQRFR
- the xerC gene encoding tyrosine recombinase XerC, translating into MKQTPSSWIDQFLGYLRLEKSSSPHTISNYRRDIVDFLSYCQAQSVDDWAAVRASHLRQYSAHCHRNKLAGRSIQRRLSALSSFFQYLIREGQLDANPVAPVSAPKSGKRLPSVLDIDQMERLLRIEGDDVLSVRDLAIMELFYSSGLRLSELTGLDLGDVDLNDAMVRVTGKGNKTRIVPIGRHARTALRQWLDSRAQLVVDDTQALFLSQRGGRLSQRSIQLRLREWAIKQGLDEQLHPHRLRHSFASHLLESSGDIRAVQELLGHANLSTTQIYTHLDFQHLAKVYDQAHPRARKKK
- the ubiE gene encoding bifunctional demethylmenaquinone methyltransferase/2-methoxy-6-polyprenyl-1,4-benzoquinol methylase UbiE; this translates as MAHSDNNETTHFGFKEVPVREKAARVAEVFHSVADKYDVMNDVMSFGIHRIWKKIAIEFVRARPGQRILDLAGGTGDLAAQMSPRVGKDGEVVLGDINASMLSVGRDRLTDKGIIGNVRYVQADAQHLPFPDNYFDCITIAFGLRNVTDKQMALESMYRVLKPGGKLLVLEFSQPVLPGLKTVYDFYSFKILPKMGKLVADDEDSYRYLAESIRKHPPQEELKAMMVKAGFDRCDYLNMTGGIVAMHRGYKF
- the hslU gene encoding HslU--HslV peptidase ATPase subunit, with translation MSYMTPREIVQELDKHIIGQSGAKRAVAIALRNRWRRAQVDESLRNEITPKNILMIGPTGVGKTEIARRLARLANAPFIKVEATKFTEVGYVGRDVDSIVRDLMDVALKMTREQEMQKVRFRAEEQAEERILDALLPPARRSVFDDTPAETDASSTRQKFRKMLREGKLDEKEIEVDVREPNIGVEIMTPPGMEDMTSQLQSVFQNLASGRTKSKKLKVKDAMKILTDDEAAKMVNEDELKATALHAVENHGIVFLDEMDKICKRSEQTGGDVSREGVQRDLLPLVEGSTVNTKYGMVKTDHILFIASGAFHLAKPSDLIPELQGRLPIRVELKALTVEDFVRILTEPDASLTTQYKALMETEGLSLSFSTDGIARIAEIAWEVNERTENIGARRLHTVMEKLLETVSYDASDRSGETINITRDYVEEHLGSLVRNEDLSRYIL
- a CDS encoding DUF971 domain-containing protein, which encodes MSNKKVMPTEIKLHQKSRILEMRFDDGSHFEFTCEFLRVYSPSAEVRGHGPGEEVLQLAKEDVNIEKIEPIGHYAIKPTFSDGHDTGIFSWEELYRLGKHQDELWADYLNRLEQAGHKRKSLH
- the hslV gene encoding ATP-dependent protease subunit HslV, translated to MEQYRGTTILSVRRGDTVVIGGDGQVSLGNTVMKGNARKVRRLYSDKVLAGFAGGTADAFTLFERFEGKLEKHSGNLVRSAVELAKDWRTDRALRRLEALLAVADTESSLIITGNGDVIEPENGLIAIGSGGPFAQSAARALMENTELSARDIVEKGLNIAADICIYTNHNLTIEELNCK
- the dapF gene encoding diaminopimelate epimerase; amino-acid sequence: MKLNFVKMHGLGNDFVVIDAIRQAVELSPDQIRWIADRHFGVGCDQLLLVEPPGHPGVDFRYRIFNADGGEVEQCGNGARCFARFVREEGLTEKTRIPVETNTGDIVLIAGEGDLVTVDMGVPRFQPEQLPFTAEKEADFYTLGLDDTEIDIGAVSMGNPHAVYRVEDVDTAPVEELGPRIESHFLFPRRVNAGFMQVVDRGHIRLRVYERGAGETLACGTGACAAVAVGRRWGLLDETVVVDLPGGQLNIQWQGPGHPVMMTGPAQRVFNGTISL